One stretch of Prunus persica cultivar Lovell chromosome G1, Prunus_persica_NCBIv2, whole genome shotgun sequence DNA includes these proteins:
- the LOC18788964 gene encoding uncharacterized protein LOC18788964 translates to MPRPSSFLRQLSGREAWKSTSKRWVGGNNKSCGGGGGIGRSEGSLKQMEGLNMYGSDNNNGGLAMRKRLMVVVDDSSHSKHAMMWALTHVANKGDLLTLLHIIPASHDSSSVSPYLANSLGSLCKACKPEVEVEALVIQGPRLGTVISQVKKLEVSVLVLGQKKSSSLISCLFGSSGTEDFVEHCINNAECLTIGVRKQSKGVGGYLINTRWQKDFWLLA, encoded by the exons ATGCCAAGACCAAGTTCATTTTTAAGGCAATTGAGTGGAAGGGAGGCTTGGAAATCAACATCAAAGAGGTGGGTTGGTGGAAATAACAAGtcttgtggtggtggtggtggtattGGGCGCTCTGAGGGAAGCTTGAAGCAAATGGAAGGGCTTAACATGTATGGCAGTGACAATAACAATGGTGGGTTGGCAATGAGGAAGAGATTGATGGTTGTGGTGGATGACTCATCACATTCCAAGCATGCTATGATGTGGGCTCTCACCCATGTAGCAAACAAGGGTGATTTGCTCACTCTCCTTCACATCATCCCTGCTTCCCACGACTCTTCTTCTGTTTCCCCTTACCTTGCCAACTCTCTTGGCTCCCTTTGCAAGGCCTGCAAGCCTGAG GTGGAAGTGGAAGCACTTGTGATCCAAGGACCAAGACTGGGCACAGTGATAAGCCAGGTGAAGAAGCTAGAGGTATCAGTTTTAGTGCTGGGTCAGAAGAAGTCCTCTTCCCTCATCAGCTG CTTATTTGGAAGCAGCGGCACTGAGGACTTTGTGGAGCATTGCATCAACAATGCAGAGTGCTTGACAATTGGAGTGAGGAAGCAGAGCAAGGGTGTGGGTGGCTACCTTATCAACACCAGATGGCAGAAGGATTTCTGGCTCTTGGCTTAG
- the LOC18793107 gene encoding uncharacterized protein LOC18793107, with protein sequence MDNSAQNARPSTPTRRVVRRRLVQSTLFPLKPQQQLEEDGDLKAERGNGEDDDGEDEDFCGSQSKRKRKSKAKKTPPIKAPKKNGKRSANSTPKKNATEVESETAAPVIIPDLRLEARLKAEETSRIFSGKQIHPFFSYCKASKKNREAIEVDGDSSFIGSKDKENTCGPIHVFERTQDDAVFLDWRNWTFCEEPFMKSSPDLEYMPSSIFEGSVECLKFDQLPTVFQPCKASTFQNTVSLDQCLIEQECAHETSTTVPDFLVDGQVMCYQNLKEVDHSREEEDNGVVKLGLLSEHTAYMNTSDIEQQSILEERVMSNYSSCGNQPKDCLWTYKYRPLKARDVCGNDESVNFLSEWLRLWYKRDFRASEDPTGSGNCDRQYNDYRCSQSDSDLESENEEASMKKNNVLLVTGPIGSGKSAAIYACAQEQGFKILELSASECRNGALVKQRFGEALKSRHLRRSVANPMGSQNKHIVKSLFVEANGMTDQEFNDEVVELIPISDEDSHDATETSVKSDYKEDQSKVKHLILFEDVDITFPEDRGFLAAIQQIAKTAKGPIILTSNSQNPVLPDNFDRLKVHFMLPSSKALHSHAYMVCAAERANIEPYLLERLIECCRGDIRKIIMHLQFWCQGRSFRKDTKMEEMYGSLLFDVEAGHLMLPKILPWDIPSQLSDLVEKEITKASSMMEESSSSMKVVEEKLDNTEVQYSFNMPCNEMESIEAKKVAMLRRNGSVHDSSEYKAQTDDASEFPNDSGAPFSFCRRYVRKMHDVVMSSDSEDEFINNGYPKVTDNDTNNEVLGVNPSSEELRCSGVANIDEGHCQCSETADEMHISEMCNSIDISCVPESTYVPETEMDNGTELSSHTVTSDRVANTIKEIFSCEEFHVEGNNLDKLELGLQRNFDTWGNNCAAIAESSHQELEDSQNEHTETVAGAYQVMDECSRMDFIKCSNFAQGQKSSVVTDFVQDSWDKLRGSRSDLRQYIALEQQDACQIVMLAYRMSNLISETDVLFSRCQSLISDSLEPSMIPLEESDASSWYDEQLRLASTIGQHGFCFYAKGISSVESKESCMRVDLASDMLANAASMMALGKLIGQGMRTSKTSYAGRNSERTLPNVTSEIKSGVFDVVQSIVPSRMYSTLKGGAIHEYLSSLRHISRSEASRLAQGFEKTTRRRRRRVAPHYLSSSALMLAPEHISLLDQHDVFRKASSIN encoded by the exons ATGGACAATTCAGCTCAGAACGCCCGGCCTTCGACGCCGACACGGCGAGTCGTTCGCCGGAGATTGGTTCAGTCCACATTGTTCCCTCTCAAACCCCAACAACAGCTCGAGGAAGACGGCGATCTGAAGGCCGAGAGAGGTAATGGTGAAGACGATGACGGCGAGGACGAGGATTTCTGTGGGAGtcaaagcaagaggaagaggaagtcAAAGGCAAAGAAAACGCCTCCAATTAAAGCTCCTAAGAAG aacGGTAAGCGTTCGGCGAATAGTACACCGAAGAAGAATGCAACTGAGGTAGAGAGTGAAACTGCAGCTCCAGTAATAATCCCTGATTTGAGGTTGGAGGCTAGATTGAAAGCCGAG GAAACTTCACGGATATTCTCAGGGAAGCAAATACATCCATTTTTCTCATATTGTAAAGCAAGCAAGAAAAATCGGGAGGCAATTGAAGTTGATGGTGATTCAAGCTTCATTGGAAGTAAGGATAAAGAGAATACTTGTGGTCCAATTCATGTGTTTGAAAGGACTCAG GATGATGCTGTGTTCCTTGATTGGAGAAACTGGACATTTTGTGAGGAACCCTTTATGAAAAGTAGTCCTGATCTGGAATATATGCCCTCTTCAATTTTTGAAGGCTCTGTTGAGTGCTTAAAATTTGACCAGCTTCCCACTGTTTTCCAACCCTGCAAAGCATCAACTTTTCAGAACACGGTATCTTTAGATCAGTGTCTCATTGAACAAGAATGTGCACATGAAACATCAACAACAGTCCCTGACTTCTTAGTTGACGGGCAAGTGATGTGCTATCAGAACTTAAAGGAAGTAGATCACTCAAGGGAAGAGGAG GATAATGGGGTCGTTAAACTTGGTTTGCTTTCTGAACATACTGCTTACATGAATACGTCAGATATTGAGCAGCAGAGTATTCTTGAGGAAAG GGTAATGTCAAACTATTCCAGTTGTGGTAATCAGCCTAAGGATTGCTTATGGACATACAAGTACCGTCCATTGAAGGCCAGGGAT GTATGTGGTAACGATGAATCTGTGAATTTTTTGAGTGAGTGGCTTCGTCTTTGGTACAAAAGAGATTTTCGAGCCAGTGAAGATCCCACTGGTAGTGGTAACTGTGACAGGCAATATAATGACTATAGATGTTCTCAAAGTGACTCTGATTTAGAAAGTGAAAATGAAGAGGCTagcatgaagaaaaataatgttctCCTAGTTACAGGGCCAATTGGG AGTGGAAAGTCTGCAGCTATCTATGCTTGTGCACAAGAGCAAGGGTTTAAGATTTTGGAG CTCAGTGCATCAGAGTGTCGGAATGGAGCTCTTGTGAAACAGAGGTTTGGAGAGGCTTTGAAATCTCGCCATCTTAGAAG atCAGTGGCAAATCCTATGGGTTCACAGAACAAACATATTGTGAAATCTCTGTTTGTTGAGGCTAATGGTATGACAGACCAGGAGTTTAATGATGAGGTCGTTGAATTGATACCCATATCAGATGAAGATTCTCATGATGCTACTGAAACCTCTGTAAAATCTGACTATAAGGAGGATCAGAGCAAAGTTAAACATCTTATACTTTTTGAGGATGTAGACATCACTTTTCCTGAAGATCGTGGTTTTCTTGCAGCAATTCAACAGATAGCTAAAACAGCCAAGGGGCCTATTATATTGACCAGCAATA GTCAAAATCCGGTTCTGCCAGACAATTTTGACAGACTAAAAGTGCATTTCATGTTGCCATCATCAAAGGCGCTGCATTCCCATGCATATATG GTTTGTGCTGCGGAGAGAGCCAACATAGAACCTTATTTACTTGAGCGACTTATTGAGTGTTGTCGGGGAGATATACGAAAAATTATTATGCATCTTCAGTTCTGGTGCCAGGGTAGAAGTTTTAGAAAAG ATACAAAAATGGAAGAGATGTATGGGTCCCTGCTGTTCGATGTTGAGGCTGGCCATCTGATGCTGCCAAAAATATTACCCTGGGATATACCTTCGCAGTTATCTGATTTAGTAGAGAAAGAGATAACCAAGGCATCATCCATGATGGAAGAAAGTTCAAGCTCAATGAAGGTAGTTGAAGAAAAACTTGACAATACAGAAGTGCAATACAGTTTCAACATGCCTTGTAATGAGATGGAAAGTATAGAGGCCAAGAAGGTAGCAATGCTGAGAAGGAATGGCTCTGTTCATGACTCCAGTGAATATAAAGCTCAAACTGATGATGCTTCTGAGTTTCCCAACGATTCAGGTGCCCCATTTTCCTTCTGTCGGCGATATGTTCGGAAAATGCATGATGTTGTTATGTCCTCTGATTCTGAAGACGAGTTTATCAACAATGGATATCCTAAAGTTACAGATAACGATACTAACAACGAAGTCCTTGGAGTTAATCCCTCATCTGAGGAGCTACGTTGTTCTGGAGTGGCTAATATAGATGAAGGACATTGTCAATGTTCAGAAACTGCAGACGAAATGCACATAAGTGAGATGTGCAACTCAATTGATATATCTTGTGTGCCAGAATCAACTTATGTTCCTGAAACTGAAATGGATAATGGAACAGAGTTATCTTCTCACACAGTAACTTCTGACCGTGTTGCCAACACcataaaagaaatattttcATGTGAGGAATTTCATGTTGAAGGAAATAATCTTGATAAATTGGAGTTAGGATTACAAAGGAATTTTGATACGTGGGGAAACAATTGTGCTGCAATTGCAGAATCTTCTCATCAGGAGTTGGAAGATTCTCAGAATGAACATACGGAGACTGTTGCAGGAGCTTATCAGGTGATGGATGAGTGTAGCCGTATGGATTTTATTAAGTGCTCCAACTTTGCACAGGGGCAAAAATCCTCGGTGGTGACTGATTTTGTACAAGATTCATGGGACAAACTTCGTGGCTCTCGCAGTGATCTAAGGCAGTATATTGCATTAGAACAACAAGATGCTTGTCAGATTGTTATGCTTGCCTATAGAATGAGCAATTTGATCTCAGAAACTGATGTATTGTTTTCTAGATGCCAATCACTAATAAGT GATTCTTTGGAACCATCAATGATCCCTTTGGAGGAGTCAGATGCATCCAGCTGGTACGATGAGCAATTACGGCTGGCATCCACAATTGGGCAACATGGGTTTTGCTTCTATGCAAAAGGCATTTCTTCTGTAGAATCAAAAGAAAGTTGTATGAGGGTGGATTTAGCCTCGGATATGTTGGCTAACGCAGCTAGTATGATGGCATTAGGTAAGTTAATTGGGCAGGGTATGAGAACAAGTAAGACTTCATATGCTGGACGAAATTCAGAGAGGACCCTGCCAAATGTGACGAG TGAAATCAAGTCAGGTGTATTTGATGTAGTTCAGTCCATTGTACCTTCCAGAATGTACTCGACATTGAAAGGTGGTGCAATCCATGAGTATCTTTCTTCGCTGCGCCACATTTCAAGATCAGAAGCTTCTCGTTTAGCACAAGGCTTTGAGAAGACCACCAGAAGGAGGAG GAGGAGGGTTGCTCCACACTACTTAAGTAGTAGTGCACTGATGTTGGCTCCTGAACATATCTCGTTGCTTGATCAGCATGATGTTTTCAGGAAAGCCTCGTCGATCAATTGA